From Pseudovibrio sp. Tun.PSC04-5.I4, a single genomic window includes:
- a CDS encoding TRAP transporter large permease, with protein MAASILMGFGALATLVFLIVIRIPIAYAMILVGGVGITWFNGPMLLLSQLKTLAYGQFAIYDLSVIPLFVLMGALASKTGLSQSLFRAANAWLGWMKGGTAMAAIASCAGFGAVCGSSLATASTMGKVALPELKRYNYSGALATGTLAAGGVLGILIPPSVVLIIYAVIVEANIVTMFVAAFIPGILAVLLFLGVIALYVMVSPSSGPAGGAGSREEFRAATIGVLPVFTVFGLVIGGIYFGFYNPTPAAAVGVFLVMVFGLIQRNLSMGDMVEALKETAATSGMIYLILLGAELLKIFMSRIGLPQETAAWIAGSGLEPMTVLLLILLALIALGCLMDSMSMMLLVIPFFWPVLMELNGGMYQIADGAGYGMSTEDLKIWFGILSLIVVELGLITPPVGMNVFVISALAKDVPMSETFKGVAPFFGAELVRVAILVSFPAITLWLPRMLS; from the coding sequence ATGGCGGCAAGTATACTCATGGGCTTTGGTGCCCTCGCCACTCTGGTGTTCCTCATCGTCATTCGCATTCCCATCGCCTACGCTATGATCCTCGTGGGCGGTGTCGGCATCACCTGGTTCAACGGGCCAATGCTGCTGCTCAGCCAGCTAAAGACATTGGCTTATGGACAGTTTGCTATCTATGATCTCTCAGTTATTCCACTGTTTGTATTGATGGGTGCACTCGCCTCCAAAACCGGTTTGAGCCAATCCCTGTTCCGCGCCGCCAATGCGTGGCTGGGTTGGATGAAGGGCGGCACGGCTATGGCCGCCATCGCCTCTTGTGCTGGCTTTGGCGCAGTCTGCGGGTCATCGTTGGCGACTGCCTCCACCATGGGCAAGGTCGCCCTGCCAGAGTTGAAGCGCTACAATTATTCCGGTGCGCTCGCAACAGGTACGCTTGCGGCTGGTGGTGTTCTCGGCATTCTCATTCCGCCAAGTGTGGTGCTCATCATCTACGCGGTGATTGTGGAGGCCAACATCGTCACTATGTTTGTGGCGGCGTTCATTCCCGGCATACTCGCCGTGCTCCTGTTCCTAGGTGTCATCGCCCTTTATGTCATGGTCAGCCCCTCTTCCGGCCCTGCAGGAGGCGCTGGAAGCCGTGAGGAATTCCGCGCCGCAACCATTGGCGTACTACCAGTTTTCACCGTCTTTGGTCTTGTCATCGGCGGTATTTATTTCGGGTTCTATAACCCCACGCCTGCTGCGGCTGTTGGCGTCTTCCTTGTCATGGTCTTCGGGCTCATTCAACGCAATCTTTCAATGGGAGATATGGTTGAAGCGCTAAAGGAAACGGCAGCAACCTCTGGCATGATCTACCTGATCCTGCTGGGTGCAGAGCTTTTGAAAATCTTCATGTCCCGCATTGGTCTGCCGCAAGAAACCGCGGCTTGGATTGCCGGCTCCGGTTTGGAACCAATGACTGTGCTGCTGCTGATCTTGCTGGCTCTGATCGCACTTGGATGCCTGATGGACAGCATGTCCATGATGTTGCTGGTGATCCCCTTTTTCTGGCCAGTTCTGATGGAGCTGAACGGCGGCATGTACCAAATCGCCGATGGCGCTGGGTATGGTATGAGCACAGAAGACCTGAAAATCTGGTTCGGCATCCTCTCGCTCATAGTTGTGGAGCTTGGGCTGATTACGCCGCCTGTTGGCATGAATGTGTTTGTTATTTCGGCTTTAGCGAAAGACGTTCCCATGAGCGAAACCTTTAAAGGGGTCGCTCCCTTTTTCGGGGCGGAGTTGGTGCGTGTTGCCATTCTGGTGAGCTTCCCAGCGATTACACTCTGGCTCCCCCGAATGCTCTCTTAG
- a CDS encoding LacI family DNA-binding transcriptional regulator — MATVKDVAKLAGVSASTVSATLNATVPVKEETRKKVLAAVKQIGYRPNSAARSLRSGSSKLIGMIVPDIANPHFARAAKLVERACIEAGFMVMVYSSDEDTQIEMKVIQMMSMQRVAGLIHIPTLSSSDYGSWFEAQVEFPVVLLDSYIEKLPYNSILSDHNNAGQLATEYLLSLGHRNLAIFVSTRDVSSIRNRVEGCLSALAKHGLCLDPTMLIDAEFDQDVAFAKIQQVMSSENPPTAVLSLNNMMTIGILRGLRNMGLNYPKDVSVVGIDNFELSDYIYPPITVVSQPIEEMAVAAISTLLSEIRGELSPRGHSQVFAPTMLVRQSCRAI, encoded by the coding sequence ATGGCAACAGTAAAAGACGTAGCAAAACTCGCCGGTGTTTCCGCCTCAACGGTATCCGCTACGCTTAACGCGACTGTCCCGGTTAAAGAAGAGACGCGCAAAAAAGTATTGGCGGCGGTGAAGCAAATTGGCTACCGGCCCAATTCAGCGGCTCGCAGCCTGCGGAGCGGAAGCTCCAAGCTAATTGGTATGATTGTCCCTGATATCGCGAACCCGCATTTTGCCCGTGCAGCCAAGCTGGTTGAAAGAGCATGTATTGAAGCTGGTTTCATGGTCATGGTGTATTCAAGTGATGAAGATACACAGATTGAGATGAAGGTCATTCAGATGATGAGTATGCAGCGCGTTGCTGGGCTCATTCATATCCCTACTCTGTCTAGTTCAGATTACGGCAGCTGGTTTGAGGCGCAAGTCGAATTTCCTGTTGTCTTACTAGACAGTTATATTGAGAAATTACCTTATAATTCCATTTTGTCTGATCATAATAACGCAGGGCAACTCGCGACGGAATATCTGCTGAGCTTAGGTCATCGAAACTTGGCGATATTTGTCAGTACGCGGGATGTCTCCTCTATCAGGAACCGGGTGGAAGGGTGCTTATCCGCCCTTGCAAAGCATGGCTTATGTTTGGACCCGACCATGCTCATCGATGCGGAGTTTGATCAAGACGTTGCCTTTGCCAAAATCCAGCAGGTGATGTCCTCTGAAAACCCACCAACTGCTGTTTTAAGCCTTAACAACATGATGACCATTGGTATTTTACGTGGTCTCCGAAACATGGGGCTAAATTACCCGAAGGATGTTTCTGTTGTTGGCATAGATAATTTTGAGCTCTCCGATTACATTTATCCACCAATTACCGTGGTTTCCCAACCGATAGAAGAAATGGCGGTTGCTGCAATATCAACGTTGCTTTCGGAAATTCGAGGAGAATTATCGCCAAGAGGCCACAGTCAAGTTTTTGCTCCCACAATGCTCGTTAGACAATCCTGCCGAGCTATCTAA
- a CDS encoding extracellular solute-binding protein — protein sequence MHFVSKRLKKIGLLACSALLAGTLSSAYAGSQVSADLKLQTFGGDAQLDAAKAAVIRFNEDYPNVKVEVSIDPISNGWGAFVTKVFSQFNAGNSYDVYHTAVETLHALAARDLVISLDDKYKTLDEIEDFDPRLFELSKYKDKVYFIPSTWNNIMVNYNRALFDEAKIEYPKSDWNWQDFTAAAQALTKRDSDGNVIQFGYEVPGNFFISMPWFFTNDTSIVNDDWTESNMLDPKVAETLQYLYNLIHKYKVSPVPTSSLMDNQFFAGQIGMISRGHWIVQNAISSKMDMDVVPPASNRVATTVIGFGAYGISRDSEQKELAWALIQELLSKESQIHETKLGGAIPGRKSIAKIDEFLSFPPSAELYYATLPSTRAVPSPVNFQEIEKIYSRNFLAMMSGELSIQEGVERTHKEFNKSFSRAKRITGN from the coding sequence ATGCACTTTGTTAGTAAGAGATTGAAAAAAATTGGTTTGTTGGCTTGCTCCGCATTGCTGGCCGGCACGCTTTCTTCCGCTTATGCCGGTTCACAGGTCAGCGCAGACCTAAAACTGCAGACATTCGGAGGAGACGCACAGCTCGATGCTGCAAAGGCTGCAGTTATCCGTTTCAATGAAGACTATCCAAATGTCAAAGTTGAGGTGTCTATTGATCCAATCTCGAATGGCTGGGGTGCATTTGTCACCAAAGTGTTTTCTCAGTTTAATGCCGGAAATAGCTATGATGTCTATCATACCGCAGTTGAGACGCTCCACGCATTAGCAGCCCGTGATCTCGTGATCTCGTTAGATGATAAGTATAAAACCCTGGACGAAATTGAAGATTTTGACCCACGTTTGTTCGAGCTCTCCAAGTATAAGGATAAAGTTTACTTTATTCCAAGCACTTGGAATAACATCATGGTCAACTACAATCGCGCACTCTTTGATGAAGCGAAGATTGAATACCCTAAATCAGACTGGAACTGGCAGGACTTCACTGCAGCAGCCCAAGCTCTCACGAAGAGAGACAGCGACGGTAATGTCATCCAGTTTGGCTACGAGGTTCCAGGCAACTTCTTTATCTCCATGCCATGGTTTTTCACCAACGACACATCAATCGTCAATGATGACTGGACGGAATCCAACATGTTGGATCCAAAGGTCGCTGAAACGCTGCAGTATCTTTATAATCTGATCCACAAATATAAAGTATCGCCTGTCCCAACCTCAAGTCTTATGGATAATCAGTTTTTTGCTGGTCAAATTGGCATGATCAGTCGAGGGCATTGGATTGTCCAAAATGCAATTTCGTCAAAGATGGACATGGATGTTGTTCCTCCGGCAAGCAATAGGGTTGCAACAACGGTTATTGGCTTTGGAGCCTATGGGATCTCCAGAGATTCAGAGCAAAAAGAATTGGCTTGGGCTTTGATTCAAGAGCTCTTGAGCAAGGAATCTCAAATACATGAGACCAAGCTGGGTGGCGCAATTCCTGGACGAAAATCTATCGCCAAAATCGATGAATTTCTGTCTTTCCCGCCAAGCGCCGAGCTATACTATGCAACTCTGCCAAGCACCCGCGCAGTTCCTTCTCCTGTCAACTTTCAGGAAATTGAAAAGATCTATTCACGCAACTTCCTAGCAATGATGTCTGGAGAGCTTTCAATTCAAGAAGGTGTTGAGCGCACCCATAAAGAATTCAACAAGTCATTCAGTCGGGCAAAGCGAATTACAGGCAATTAA
- a CDS encoding sugar ABC transporter permease — protein MPVAAKSDMRKSQSRAALFFVAPSFLLYLTFVIAPVFLTIFLSFTYYDVNFGAFWVGLENYQRFFSEDRSLQIVKNTFFFTFFAVTLNVSVGLILALALNRAMPVVLLYFFRLAFFLPVIIAAAFVSIVWTHFYSDDLGVINYFLKSWGFERVRWLTTGSNAMMSVIIVDVWKNTGFFMIILIAALQSVPKQLTEAALLDGTSPLRMFWRITLPYISPVVFFCVVYATIGALQVYESIVILTEGGPGDATRSMTMYIAEEGFSSFELGYAASISVVLTVVILFVTIGQMVGSRYWVKY, from the coding sequence ATGCCTGTCGCTGCCAAATCTGACATGCGAAAATCCCAATCCCGTGCTGCTTTGTTTTTCGTGGCACCCTCATTCCTACTTTATCTGACTTTCGTCATTGCTCCTGTTTTTCTAACGATATTTCTGAGTTTTACTTATTACGATGTGAATTTTGGTGCATTCTGGGTCGGTCTGGAGAATTATCAAAGGTTCTTTTCAGAAGATAGATCCCTTCAGATCGTAAAGAACACATTCTTTTTCACGTTCTTTGCTGTTACGTTGAATGTGAGTGTTGGTCTTATTCTTGCTCTTGCCTTAAACCGGGCGATGCCTGTAGTTCTTCTTTACTTCTTCCGCCTGGCATTTTTTCTTCCGGTGATTATTGCCGCTGCCTTCGTCTCAATCGTATGGACCCATTTTTACTCAGACGATCTAGGCGTAATTAATTACTTCCTGAAATCCTGGGGTTTTGAAAGAGTTCGGTGGCTCACCACCGGGAGCAATGCAATGATGTCTGTCATTATTGTAGATGTTTGGAAAAACACCGGCTTCTTCATGATTATTCTAATCGCGGCCTTGCAAAGTGTGCCGAAGCAACTCACCGAAGCGGCTCTTTTAGATGGCACCTCCCCGTTGCGTATGTTTTGGCGCATCACACTCCCCTATATTTCCCCTGTGGTGTTTTTCTGTGTGGTCTACGCCACTATCGGTGCGCTTCAAGTTTATGAATCCATTGTGATTCTGACCGAAGGTGGTCCCGGAGACGCGACACGATCCATGACTATGTACATTGCAGAAGAAGGGTTTAGCAGTTTTGAGCTTGGTTATGCAGCGTCAATCTCTGTTGTCCTGACTGTGGTCATTCTTTTTGTTACGATCGGCCAAATGGTGGGATCTCGGTACTGGGTTAAATACTAG
- a CDS encoding carbohydrate ABC transporter permease has product MQTKQTKKLIDRAILLVTFLLALTMLVPFAWLFSMSFRPAAEAYQMPPSFLPGTLNPENYFKVFESTVPFLKIYWNSILVASLVTIGQLVTCSLAAFAFSRLNFRGRDSLFFIMLIGLMFPAQVTIIPIYLGYAKVGLLNNPYGLVLMYLTTSFGVFLIRQFMMSQPKVLEEAALMDGAGYMKIFWRISLPQLRPALAALAIIAFTQTWNFYFQARVLLESQDAMTLPVGMDLLRGFLAQGNLSVVMAAMSMAILPVVLVFLIAQKMVIEGVTMSGIRG; this is encoded by the coding sequence ATGCAAACGAAGCAAACTAAAAAACTCATAGACCGAGCAATCCTTTTGGTTACCTTTTTGCTTGCTCTTACAATGTTGGTTCCATTCGCCTGGTTATTCAGCATGTCATTCAGGCCGGCAGCAGAAGCCTATCAAATGCCGCCTAGTTTTCTTCCCGGAACACTAAATCCAGAGAACTACTTTAAGGTTTTTGAATCCACGGTTCCCTTTTTGAAAATCTACTGGAACTCAATCCTAGTTGCCTCCTTGGTAACAATTGGGCAGCTCGTCACCTGCAGCCTCGCCGCCTTTGCATTTTCGCGCCTTAACTTCCGAGGTAGAGATAGCCTGTTCTTTATCATGTTGATTGGACTAATGTTTCCAGCACAAGTCACCATCATTCCAATCTATCTGGGATATGCAAAAGTCGGCTTACTTAACAATCCTTATGGATTGGTGCTTATGTACTTAACCACCAGCTTTGGCGTTTTTCTCATACGCCAGTTCATGATGTCTCAACCGAAAGTACTGGAAGAAGCCGCACTGATGGATGGGGCCGGTTATATGAAGATCTTTTGGCGCATTTCGCTTCCCCAATTACGACCTGCTTTAGCTGCTCTGGCAATCATCGCTTTCACTCAAACATGGAATTTCTATTTTCAAGCTCGAGTGTTGCTTGAAAGCCAGGATGCAATGACCCTCCCCGTAGGCATGGACCTACTGCGAGGATTTCTGGCGCAGGGCAATCTTTCCGTCGTTATGGCTGCCATGAGCATGGCAATTCTTCCCGTTGTCCTGGTTTTCCTCATTGCCCAGAAAATGGTCATTGAAGGTGTAACAATGAGCGGCATTCGCGGCTAG
- a CDS encoding GH116 family glycosyl-hydrolase, with translation MTRISDKTGFVYTNENTRHIAFPLGGIGTGGFALTGSGRLVDWSIRNRSNLLSFNGISNFAIKVERGDELIDARLLHGPYDGLASGSVGAQKYFDGFGIGANRNSLAGVPHFSKTVFTGSFPTASLQFEQEGFPADVSLQALSPFIPHNDRDSSMPVAMFEFSITNTTQDTLDFVIAGTLANHENGSGLHTAHEQDGISSLYMTSALEDEPLHRDGGVCIATDAERVETMAYGYRGQWFDELGTFWRDFAKVGCLPHRHYDKPRTTANMFGQPEYGTVAARVTLQPGESHNFRFVISWFYPNGDIYWAGRPTPNYNVPEGEKPTWLNYYATQWTSASNVATDALRRWDNLSAQTLSFRDALFGTTLPSAIKDAASSTLALLRTPTVHRLEGGELWAWEGSFRDEGSCEGSCTHVWNYQQALPYLFPQLERSFRETELKYNQQPNGGLTFRQRLPLGNGLCPLGPCADGHFGAIIKSYRDWKICGDTEWLKPLWPALKLAIEYAWSAENPDKWDPEETGILWGKQHHTLDMEMFEPNSWLSSMYVCALLAGSQMASAMGDEVFATRCQGLGKKGAAFIDKKLFNGSYYHQQIDLKDKAVVERFANAAKAGVLENEFVEAYWSDENSQINYQMGQGCHTDQILGQWHGDMCGLDSFLSTQNVGSALQAIYANNYNETLLNYFNPGRVYAFEDEGGLALATWPDQTTKPAVPAPYSEEIWTGLEYMVASHLIQRGYKQEGLNITETARKRYDGARRNPYNEMECGSYYARSLSSYALVNAWSGFTCDMVQGSITFQFDQNEKACVFWASGSAWGQCYWENGSLRLSVIHGTLALKRLQLTLRSAEIDHVKTFASDSAIEIGPGTSAVFSTLKEGLTYQSEELING, from the coding sequence ATGACACGTATTTCCGACAAGACTGGTTTTGTTTACACGAATGAAAACACAAGGCATATCGCATTTCCGCTTGGTGGCATCGGGACGGGTGGCTTTGCCTTAACTGGGTCAGGGCGATTGGTCGATTGGTCAATTCGAAATCGATCAAACCTGCTGAGCTTTAATGGGATTTCAAACTTCGCGATCAAAGTTGAACGTGGTGATGAACTGATTGATGCACGCCTGCTGCACGGCCCCTATGATGGGCTAGCAAGTGGATCTGTTGGAGCGCAGAAGTACTTCGACGGGTTCGGTATTGGCGCCAACCGAAACAGCCTTGCCGGTGTCCCTCACTTCTCAAAAACAGTCTTTACAGGATCGTTTCCGACCGCCTCCTTACAATTTGAACAAGAAGGGTTTCCTGCTGACGTGAGCTTGCAGGCACTCAGCCCTTTTATTCCACACAATGATCGCGACAGCTCCATGCCTGTTGCCATGTTTGAGTTTTCAATTACGAACACCACTCAGGATACACTGGATTTCGTCATAGCTGGAACGCTCGCAAATCATGAAAATGGGAGTGGCCTTCATACAGCACACGAACAGGACGGTATTTCTTCGCTGTATATGACATCCGCGTTGGAAGATGAGCCGTTACACCGCGATGGTGGTGTTTGTATAGCAACAGATGCTGAACGCGTTGAAACCATGGCCTATGGCTATCGCGGGCAGTGGTTTGATGAACTTGGTACCTTCTGGAGAGACTTTGCCAAAGTTGGATGTTTGCCACACCGGCACTATGATAAGCCCCGCACGACAGCCAATATGTTTGGGCAACCAGAATATGGGACAGTTGCTGCGCGCGTGACTCTCCAACCTGGAGAAAGCCACAACTTTCGCTTCGTTATCAGTTGGTTCTACCCAAACGGGGATATTTATTGGGCAGGACGACCAACCCCCAATTACAACGTGCCAGAGGGAGAAAAGCCCACTTGGCTCAACTACTATGCAACACAATGGACCAGTGCGTCTAACGTCGCCACAGACGCGTTGAGAAGGTGGGACAACCTGTCCGCACAAACTCTATCTTTCCGAGATGCATTGTTTGGCACAACCTTGCCAAGCGCCATCAAAGATGCGGCAAGTTCTACTCTTGCACTCCTGCGAACACCGACTGTTCACCGGTTGGAAGGTGGCGAGCTTTGGGCATGGGAAGGTTCGTTTAGAGACGAAGGGTCTTGCGAAGGAAGCTGCACCCACGTTTGGAACTACCAGCAGGCTCTACCCTATCTGTTTCCTCAGTTGGAACGCAGTTTTCGGGAAACTGAACTGAAGTATAATCAGCAACCAAACGGCGGCCTGACATTTCGTCAAAGGTTGCCTTTGGGGAACGGCCTATGCCCCCTTGGACCATGTGCGGATGGTCACTTTGGGGCGATCATCAAAAGCTATCGTGACTGGAAGATTTGCGGAGATACAGAGTGGCTAAAACCACTTTGGCCCGCTCTCAAACTTGCAATCGAATATGCGTGGTCTGCTGAAAATCCCGACAAATGGGACCCTGAAGAAACCGGTATTCTCTGGGGCAAACAACACCATACGCTGGATATGGAGATGTTCGAACCTAACTCCTGGCTTTCCAGTATGTACGTATGTGCGTTGTTGGCAGGGTCGCAGATGGCAAGCGCTATGGGCGATGAGGTGTTTGCCACAAGGTGTCAAGGGTTAGGTAAGAAAGGCGCTGCGTTCATAGACAAGAAGCTCTTTAATGGCTCTTACTACCACCAGCAGATTGATCTGAAAGACAAAGCAGTGGTGGAGCGCTTTGCCAACGCCGCCAAAGCCGGTGTTTTGGAAAACGAATTTGTTGAGGCCTATTGGTCAGATGAAAACAGTCAGATCAATTATCAGATGGGGCAAGGGTGCCATACGGATCAGATATTGGGCCAATGGCATGGAGATATGTGTGGGCTGGACTCGTTTCTTTCAACGCAAAACGTCGGCTCAGCCCTGCAAGCAATTTATGCCAATAATTACAATGAGACATTGCTGAACTATTTCAACCCGGGCCGCGTTTATGCCTTCGAAGATGAGGGTGGTTTGGCTCTGGCCACTTGGCCGGATCAGACTACGAAACCAGCTGTCCCTGCGCCCTACTCTGAAGAAATATGGACGGGTCTCGAATATATGGTGGCCTCCCACCTCATTCAGCGTGGTTATAAGCAGGAAGGCTTAAACATCACGGAGACAGCACGTAAGCGCTATGATGGTGCGCGCCGAAATCCTTACAACGAGATGGAATGCGGTAGCTACTACGCCCGCTCACTTTCCTCATATGCCCTCGTGAACGCTTGGAGCGGTTTTACCTGTGATATGGTTCAGGGCTCTATTACGTTCCAGTTTGACCAGAATGAAAAGGCCTGTGTCTTCTGGGCTTCCGGATCAGCTTGGGGGCAGTGTTACTGGGAGAATGGCAGTTTGCGCCTTTCTGTAATCCATGGAACCCTCGCCCTGAAACGCCTCCAACTTACCCTGAGGTCTGCTGAAATTGACCACGTAAAGACATTTGCCAGTGACAGCGCAATTGAAATTGGACCGGGCACGAGCGCCGTATTTTCTACTCTCAAAGAAGGTCTGACTTATCAGAGCGAGGAACTGATCAATGGCTGA
- the ugpC gene encoding sn-glycerol-3-phosphate ABC transporter ATP-binding protein UgpC → MAELQLCGVKKSFGSTEVIRGIDLTIEDGSFTVFVGPSGCGKSTLLRMISGLEEVTEGSIHLEGARCDHLMPGARSMAMVFQTYALYPHMNVAENLRFGLENQKLSKSEINMRIERAAGILQIQQLMHRKPSQLSGGQSQRVAIGRAIVKEPKAFLFDEPLSNLDAELRHKMRNEIVTLHSKLKATMVYVTHDQVEAMTMADTIVVLNDGRVEQVGSPLELYARPDNLFVAAFLGAPQMNFVEATVLQKDETKLIVASEFGELTLQLSNRKTLMTKGDKCTLGIRPEHAQLSRGGEIRCRIRSVEILGSETILHCELNSGRSFTLTQQGILGAKPGETLDVTFDPAFLHLFDQNGVALHPQTKWQNDYVKSPELASVV, encoded by the coding sequence ATGGCTGAGTTGCAATTGTGCGGCGTAAAGAAGTCTTTTGGCTCTACAGAAGTTATCCGGGGGATTGATTTAACAATTGAAGACGGGTCGTTCACCGTTTTTGTTGGTCCGTCAGGGTGCGGGAAATCTACATTGTTACGCATGATTTCTGGCTTGGAGGAAGTAACAGAGGGCAGCATTCATTTAGAAGGTGCCCGATGCGATCATCTGATGCCCGGAGCACGCAGTATGGCGATGGTGTTTCAAACATATGCTCTTTATCCGCATATGAATGTTGCAGAAAACCTACGTTTTGGGCTGGAGAACCAAAAGCTATCCAAATCCGAAATCAATATGAGGATTGAGCGAGCGGCCGGGATTTTGCAGATCCAACAACTCATGCATCGTAAACCCTCTCAGCTTTCTGGTGGCCAGAGCCAACGCGTTGCTATTGGCCGAGCTATCGTTAAAGAACCCAAAGCCTTTTTGTTTGATGAACCACTGTCCAATCTGGACGCTGAGTTACGACACAAGATGCGCAATGAAATTGTGACGCTGCACTCCAAATTGAAAGCCACTATGGTTTATGTGACCCATGATCAAGTGGAAGCAATGACCATGGCGGATACAATCGTGGTCCTCAATGATGGGCGAGTTGAGCAAGTAGGCTCGCCATTAGAACTTTATGCGCGGCCAGATAACCTCTTTGTTGCAGCATTCCTGGGCGCTCCGCAAATGAACTTTGTTGAGGCCACTGTCCTTCAAAAGGACGAGACAAAACTCATAGTTGCGAGCGAATTTGGGGAGCTGACATTGCAATTAAGCAACCGAAAAACCTTAATGACCAAAGGCGACAAATGCACCCTTGGGATACGTCCAGAACACGCGCAGCTATCAAGAGGCGGTGAGATCAGATGCCGCATACGTTCAGTGGAAATTTTGGGCTCAGAAACAATACTCCATTGTGAACTCAATTCTGGTCGGAGCTTCACGTTGACTCAACAAGGTATACTTGGCGCAAAACCCGGAGAAACACTTGACGTGACATTCGATCCTGCTTTTTTGCATCTATTTGATCAAAATGGGGTTGCACTACACCCACAAACTAAGTGGCAGAACGACTATGTAAAATCGCCTGAGCTTGCCAGTGTCGTTTAA